Proteins found in one Actinokineospora alba genomic segment:
- a CDS encoding RNA-guided endonuclease InsQ/TnpB family protein, whose translation MSRFRLQPTPEQERVLLEHCRHARFVWNLAVEQHAHWKPGRKAAGYTEQCRQLTEARADNPWLAAGSVIVQQQALKDHAQAMANFFGRTHRRPTWRSRGRGEGFRIVAVKPGDVRRVSRKVGEVRVPKVGWVRFRWSRAVAEGVKSFRVTRDRAGRWHVAFAVVPEPIAAPGTGATVGVDRGVVVSAALSTGELLSVPTLKGTEKARLLRLQRKLARAQRGSTRRGKLKAAIARLKARETDRRKDWVEKTSTRLALEFDVIVVEDLKITNMTRSAKGTREAPGRGVRQKAGLNRGILASGWGQLVTRLEHKAPGGVVKVDPRFTSQRCSACGVVDREARESQAAFRCRSCGFACNADVNAARNIRTAAGHVVSARGGPPLGGPANRDPQRDLLLMR comes from the coding sequence ATGTCCCGATTTCGTCTCCAGCCGACGCCTGAGCAGGAGCGGGTGTTGTTGGAGCATTGTCGTCATGCCCGGTTCGTGTGGAATCTCGCTGTGGAGCAGCACGCCCATTGGAAACCGGGTCGCAAGGCGGCGGGGTACACCGAGCAGTGTCGGCAGTTGACCGAGGCGCGGGCGGACAACCCGTGGTTGGCTGCCGGTTCGGTGATCGTGCAGCAACAGGCGTTGAAGGATCACGCTCAGGCGATGGCGAACTTCTTCGGCCGAACCCACCGACGGCCGACCTGGCGCAGCCGCGGGCGGGGCGAGGGGTTCCGGATCGTGGCGGTCAAACCGGGTGACGTGCGCCGAGTCTCGCGCAAGGTTGGTGAGGTGCGGGTGCCGAAGGTCGGCTGGGTGCGATTCCGGTGGTCGCGTGCGGTTGCCGAGGGTGTGAAGTCGTTTCGGGTCACGCGTGATCGTGCTGGGCGTTGGCATGTGGCGTTCGCCGTGGTGCCCGAGCCCATTGCCGCGCCCGGCACGGGTGCGACGGTAGGCGTGGATCGAGGTGTCGTGGTGTCGGCGGCTCTGTCCACTGGGGAACTGTTGTCCGTACCAACTCTGAAGGGAACAGAGAAGGCCCGCCTGCTGCGGCTGCAGCGCAAGCTCGCCCGGGCACAACGCGGCTCCACCCGGCGCGGCAAGCTCAAGGCGGCGATCGCGAGGCTCAAGGCCCGCGAAACCGATCGTCGTAAGGATTGGGTCGAGAAAACCAGCACCCGCCTGGCCCTGGAGTTCGACGTGATCGTGGTCGAAGATCTCAAGATCACCAACATGACACGGTCGGCGAAGGGTACCCGTGAAGCGCCTGGTCGGGGTGTGCGGCAGAAGGCGGGTCTGAATCGGGGCATCCTTGCCAGCGGGTGGGGTCAGTTGGTGACCCGCCTGGAGCACAAGGCTCCGGGCGGGGTAGTCAAGGTCGATCCGCGGTTCACCAGTCAGCGTTGTTCGGCGTGTGGGGTCGTGGATCGGGAGGCGCGCGAGAGCCAAGCCGCCTTCCGGTGCCGGTCTTGCGGTTTCGCCTGCAACGCCGATGTGAACGCGGCACGCAATATTCGAACCGCGGCAGGGCATGTCGTGTCTGCACGGGGAGGCCCGCCGTTGGGCGGGCCCGCGAACCGTGACCCTCAACGTGACCTCCTCCTTATGAGGTAG
- a CDS encoding RNA polymerase sigma factor, producing the protein MTTGVEGLLRELAPQVLGAVVRRYGGFDSCEDAVQEALLAAAVQWPRDGVPDNPKAWLITAAARRRIESLRADSARRRREDTVATLDVPTEVSGVDDTLTLLLLCCHPALTRVSQVALTLRAVAGLTTAEIARALLVPESTVGQRISRAKARIKAAGAEFRLPPESELAERMEPVLEVLYLVFNEGYTASSGALLQRVELSSEAIRLTRQVRERLPDDGEVAGLLALMLLTDARRAARTGDGELVPLAEQDRSLWDKEAIAEGTELISATLARAPIGPYQLQAAIAAVHDEAASAEDTDWTQILGLYELLNACAPGPMVTLNRIVALAMAHGPREGLAELATAEDSLGGHYRVGVVRAHLLELTGDFDGARREFESAAARTLNVPEQRYLRRRAARI; encoded by the coding sequence GTGACCACCGGGGTCGAGGGCCTGCTGCGCGAGCTGGCGCCGCAGGTCCTCGGCGCCGTGGTGCGGCGCTACGGCGGGTTCGACTCCTGCGAGGACGCGGTGCAGGAGGCGCTGCTGGCCGCCGCCGTGCAGTGGCCACGCGACGGGGTGCCGGACAACCCGAAGGCGTGGCTGATCACCGCGGCGGCCCGGCGGCGCATCGAGTCGCTGCGCGCGGACTCGGCCCGGCGGCGGCGCGAGGACACCGTCGCCACGCTGGACGTCCCGACCGAGGTGTCCGGTGTGGACGACACGCTGACGTTGCTGCTGCTGTGCTGCCATCCGGCGCTGACCCGGGTGTCGCAGGTGGCGTTGACGCTGCGCGCGGTCGCCGGGCTCACGACCGCGGAGATCGCGCGGGCGCTGCTCGTGCCGGAGTCGACGGTCGGGCAGCGGATCAGCCGGGCCAAGGCGCGGATCAAGGCGGCGGGCGCGGAGTTCCGGCTACCGCCCGAATCCGAGCTGGCGGAGCGCATGGAGCCGGTGTTGGAGGTCCTCTACCTGGTCTTCAACGAGGGCTACACGGCCAGTTCGGGCGCGTTGCTGCAACGGGTGGAGCTCAGCTCGGAGGCGATCCGCCTGACTCGCCAGGTGCGCGAACGCCTGCCCGACGACGGCGAGGTCGCCGGGCTGCTGGCGCTGATGCTGCTGACCGACGCCCGCCGGGCGGCCCGCACCGGCGATGGCGAACTGGTCCCGCTGGCGGAGCAGGACCGGTCGCTGTGGGACAAGGAGGCGATCGCCGAGGGCACGGAGTTGATCAGCGCGACGCTGGCGAGGGCGCCCATCGGCCCGTACCAGCTGCAGGCGGCGATCGCGGCGGTGCACGACGAAGCCGCGTCGGCTGAGGACACGGACTGGACGCAGATCCTTGGCCTGTATGAGTTGTTGAACGCTTGCGCGCCTGGGCCGATGGTCACGCTGAACCGGATCGTGGCCCTGGCGATGGCGCACGGGCCGCGCGAAGGTCTGGCGGAACTCGCGACAGCTGAGGACTCGCTGGGTGGGCACTACCGGGTCGGCGTCGTTCGGGCACACCTGTTGGAGCTGACCGGGGACTTCGACGGCGCCCGGCGGGAGTTCGAGTCAGCGGCCGCCCGGACGCTCAACGTGCCGGAGCAGCGGTACCTGCGCAGGCGGGCGGCACGGATCTAG
- a CDS encoding vWA domain-containing protein — translation MTGRFAYGPFHEGPDPLAPPVDLRAALEQLGRDIMDGSSPRSALEELLRRGTTGTTGLDELTRRLWERRARIQRRHNLEGTLNEVRALLDEALEAERSALFPDPSDDARFREAQLDALPPSTAAAVRDLAEYDWRSEQARQAYQRIRDKLGQELMESRFQGMKQALSEVSPEDAERIRAMMADLNALLLAHLRGDDTAEQFQRFMAQHGDFFPENPRTVEELIDALAARAAAAQRMMNSMSEQQREELSNLMAAAFGDPRLAEQISTLDANLRALRPGEDWTSATRFRGQDPLGMGEGAQAMADLAELDALAEQLAQSYPGARLEDIDLEALSRQLGDDAGVDARRLSELERELREQGLLERSSDGTLHLSPKALRRLGETALADVATTMRHGERDTARAGAAGEPTGASRPWRFGDSEPWEVSRTVRNAVLRTASTNEGEVRIDVADVEVIETEQRARAAIALCVDTSWSMVQDGRWVPMKRTALALHHLVSTRYRSDELQLITFGRHASTVDIGQLTALEGVWEQGTNLHHALLLAGRHLRRNPDAHPVVLVVTDGEPTAHLEPDGNAEFNYPTTPRTISKTLAEVDALAKLGASVSVFMLGEDERLAAFVDTIAKRSGGRVVNPDLDGLGAAVVSDYLRTRRT, via the coding sequence ATGACCGGCCGGTTCGCCTATGGGCCGTTCCACGAGGGGCCGGACCCGCTGGCCCCGCCGGTGGACCTGCGGGCGGCCCTGGAGCAACTCGGCCGCGACATCATGGACGGCTCCTCGCCGCGCTCGGCCCTGGAGGAACTCCTGCGGCGCGGCACCACCGGGACCACAGGTCTCGACGAGCTGACCAGGCGGCTGTGGGAGCGCCGGGCCCGCATCCAGCGCAGGCACAACCTAGAGGGCACGCTCAACGAAGTCCGTGCCCTGCTTGACGAAGCACTCGAGGCCGAGCGGTCCGCGCTGTTCCCGGACCCGTCCGACGACGCCCGCTTCCGCGAGGCCCAGCTCGACGCGCTGCCGCCGAGCACGGCCGCCGCGGTCCGCGATCTCGCCGAGTACGATTGGCGGTCCGAGCAGGCCCGCCAGGCCTACCAGCGCATCCGCGACAAGCTCGGCCAGGAGCTGATGGAGTCCCGGTTCCAGGGCATGAAACAGGCCCTGAGCGAGGTCAGCCCCGAGGACGCCGAACGCATCCGGGCGATGATGGCCGACCTGAACGCCCTGCTGCTGGCCCACCTGCGCGGCGACGACACCGCCGAGCAGTTCCAGCGGTTCATGGCCCAGCACGGCGACTTCTTCCCCGAGAACCCGCGCACCGTCGAGGAACTCATCGACGCGCTCGCCGCCCGCGCCGCCGCCGCGCAGCGCATGATGAACTCGATGAGCGAGCAGCAGCGCGAAGAGCTGTCCAACCTCATGGCCGCCGCCTTCGGCGATCCCCGCCTGGCCGAGCAGATCTCCACCCTGGACGCGAACCTGCGGGCGCTGCGGCCGGGGGAGGACTGGACCTCGGCCACCAGGTTCCGCGGCCAGGACCCGCTGGGCATGGGCGAGGGCGCGCAGGCGATGGCCGACCTGGCCGAGCTGGACGCCCTCGCCGAGCAGCTGGCCCAGTCCTACCCCGGCGCCCGGCTGGAGGACATCGACCTCGAAGCCCTGTCACGCCAACTGGGCGACGACGCGGGCGTGGACGCCCGCCGACTGTCCGAACTGGAGCGTGAACTGCGCGAGCAGGGCCTGCTGGAGCGCTCATCCGACGGCACGCTGCACCTCTCACCGAAAGCCTTGCGCCGCTTGGGCGAGACCGCCCTCGCCGACGTCGCGACCACGATGCGCCACGGCGAGCGAGACACCGCCCGCGCAGGCGCCGCAGGCGAACCCACTGGAGCGTCCCGACCCTGGCGGTTCGGCGACTCCGAACCCTGGGAAGTCTCCCGCACGGTCCGCAACGCGGTGCTGCGGACGGCATCGACGAACGAGGGCGAAGTCCGGATCGATGTGGCGGACGTCGAGGTCATCGAGACCGAACAGCGCGCCCGCGCCGCCATCGCGCTGTGCGTGGACACATCGTGGTCCATGGTCCAGGACGGCCGCTGGGTTCCGATGAAGCGGACGGCGCTGGCCCTGCACCACTTGGTGAGCACCAGGTACCGCTCCGACGAGCTGCAGCTCATCACCTTCGGCAGGCATGCGTCCACAGTGGACATCGGACAGCTAACCGCGCTGGAAGGCGTGTGGGAACAGGGAACGAACCTGCACCACGCCCTGCTCCTGGCGGGCAGGCACCTGCGCCGCAACCCGGACGCCCACCCGGTGGTCCTGGTCGTGACCGACGGCGAACCCACGGCGCACCTGGAGCCGGACGGCAACGCCGAGTTCAACTACCCCACGACGCCTCGCACGATCTCCAAGACCCTCGCGGAAGTGGATGCCCTGGCCAAACTGGGCGCCTCGGTCTCGGTGTTCATGCTCGGCGAGGACGAACGCCTGGCCGCTTTCGTCGACACCATCGCCAAACGCAGCGGTGGACGGGTGGTCAACCCGGACCTGGACGGCCTGGGCGCGGCCGTGGTGAGCGACTACCTGCGGACCAGGCGGACCTAG
- a CDS encoding low temperature requirement protein A, with the protein MSKSKPAGARMRRMAESSTATTLELFFDLVFVFALTQVTALMADKATWHDLGRGALILAVVWWCWVGYSWLSNLVQADEGLARTAMLVAMAAMFGVAIAIPEAFDDLPGGVHGPTVFALCYLLVRSVHLWLFWIVARGDAALRAQLLRFGLTMAGGTTLLLAAAQTSGTAQTLLWVAAVVADYGGTAVIGVRGWRIESAKHFAERHGLILLIALGESIVAIGVGINELAISLPILIAAALGLTIAACLWWGYFDTHALMAEHALAKVRGDHRASMARTAFTYLHLPMVIGIVMLALGLKKVLNYVAGADGHTLTDPLYGPPLWAMFGGTALYLLAQAAISWRCNRAFKTQRIALGLLLIAVVPLMALLPALASLGVLAAMMIALIAYEWVHYAAYRDGIRHAEAH; encoded by the coding sequence GTGAGCAAGAGCAAGCCCGCGGGCGCCAGGATGCGCCGGATGGCCGAGAGTTCGACGGCCACCACCCTCGAACTGTTCTTCGACCTGGTCTTCGTCTTCGCGTTGACCCAGGTCACCGCCCTGATGGCGGACAAAGCGACCTGGCACGACCTGGGCCGGGGCGCGCTGATCCTGGCCGTCGTGTGGTGGTGCTGGGTCGGCTATTCGTGGCTGTCCAACCTGGTCCAGGCCGACGAGGGGCTGGCCCGCACGGCGATGCTGGTCGCGATGGCCGCCATGTTCGGCGTCGCCATCGCCATCCCCGAGGCGTTCGACGACCTGCCGGGCGGTGTGCACGGGCCGACCGTGTTCGCCCTGTGCTACCTGCTGGTGCGCTCGGTGCACCTGTGGCTGTTCTGGATAGTCGCGCGCGGGGACGCGGCGCTGCGGGCGCAGCTCCTCCGCTTCGGCCTGACCATGGCGGGCGGCACGACCCTGCTGCTCGCCGCCGCACAGACCTCGGGCACGGCGCAGACGCTGCTCTGGGTCGCCGCGGTCGTCGCCGACTACGGCGGCACGGCGGTGATCGGCGTGCGTGGCTGGCGGATCGAGTCGGCCAAGCACTTCGCCGAGCGGCACGGCCTGATCCTGCTGATCGCGCTCGGCGAGTCGATCGTGGCCATCGGCGTGGGCATCAACGAGCTGGCGATCTCGCTGCCGATCCTCATCGCCGCGGCGCTCGGGCTGACCATCGCCGCGTGCCTGTGGTGGGGCTACTTCGACACGCACGCCCTGATGGCCGAACACGCACTGGCGAAGGTCCGCGGCGACCACCGCGCCAGCATGGCGCGGACCGCGTTCACCTACCTGCACCTGCCGATGGTCATCGGGATCGTGATGCTCGCCCTCGGCTTGAAGAAGGTCCTCAACTACGTCGCGGGCGCCGACGGGCACACGCTCACCGACCCTCTCTACGGCCCGCCGCTGTGGGCGATGTTCGGCGGCACCGCGCTGTACCTGCTGGCCCAGGCGGCGATCTCGTGGCGGTGCAACCGGGCCTTCAAGACGCAGCGGATCGCCCTCGGTCTGCTGCTGATCGCGGTGGTGCCGCTGATGGCCCTGCTGCCCGCCCTGGCGTCGCTGGGTGTGCTCGCCGCGATGATGATCGCGCTGATCGCCTACGAGTGGGTCCACTACGCCGCGTACCGCGACGGAATCCGCCACGCCGAAGCGCACTAG
- a CDS encoding YcxB family protein: MLIRLRWEPSPGDWSDGIKATVPFVRRSVWFAAAFGVFSIVLLVLGQPIPGVFGLVCALVIAAMPTIGTRLAFRRNPIAGRTVTADVDGHAIRMMTLDGTAYSDIVLADLEGWAETERNFVLHTGSGGFHPLPGRAFDSVEDLDRFRDLLVQTVGPADRT, from the coding sequence GTGTTGATACGACTGCGTTGGGAGCCTTCGCCCGGGGATTGGTCCGACGGGATCAAGGCGACGGTGCCGTTCGTCCGCCGGAGTGTCTGGTTCGCCGCCGCGTTCGGGGTGTTCTCGATCGTGCTGCTGGTGCTCGGGCAACCGATCCCGGGCGTGTTCGGGCTGGTCTGCGCCCTCGTCATCGCCGCGATGCCGACGATCGGAACCCGGCTCGCGTTTCGCCGGAACCCGATCGCGGGACGGACCGTCACCGCCGATGTGGACGGCCACGCGATCCGCATGATGACCCTCGACGGCACCGCCTACAGCGACATCGTGCTGGCCGACCTCGAGGGCTGGGCCGAGACGGAGCGGAACTTCGTCCTGCACACCGGATCCGGCGGTTTCCACCCGCTGCCGGGGCGCGCGTTCGACAGTGTCGAGGATCTCGACCGGTTCCGTGACCTGCTGGTTCAGACGGTGGGCCCGGCGGACCGGACCTGA
- a CDS encoding P-loop NTPase fold protein, which produces MITAPLAGHPGLVRAIAFTADGSQVITGGDDGTVRLWDAIDGEEQTAVHALPGGVRSVALDGSKVYCGGPAGSKSFTLDSPVPLPLGTVPVGAMTMGETTVWLGGLNGSITIPAAKQAVATYSGAVHAVASGNGHLYYGGPAGHVEAFTPSAGATRTIAQHEGGVTAIASARGSRTVVSAGRDGLVKVWQAGRDGITHTFTGDGAPLHAVAISADGQVVTFGGAGGRVWQWDRRTDAVTEHADHGHAIHALATHDGRVAAACGDRTVRITGSSPVTLAGHGGGIRAMAVARDILVTGGDDLAVRAWNRTTGVHYRTMTGPTSGIRAVRTSFKDVVAFCESGEAWQWDLTTGVGTRLAEPGSGSTVHAATFTTEDVLTGSLDGTVRLWSPSGSSTVIGQHHDWVRAVAFSPDAGIASGGDDGAVRTWGDEPGEAQAPTGTAVHALAFLPDKSIAVGMASGSVRLHVSDQQTFYTGHTSAVRCLAFARGRLVAGADDGTILVWQLSRPDNPMVLDGHVGRVQSLVVDDDGRLISGGEDGTIRVWDPITGFQLAGTDLTPGQPGQERSDVSNDAESEADFLGFSRDVSTLAALIADRSIGPPLSVALLGAWGAGKSSFLRQLEHRVEELARRSHGNPEQSAFAANVRQIRFNAWQYSDDHLWVGLIEHLFDSLTPREQQDGASQSTEAELDELRARSRDLGAELERAERTGGAAADLRAPALLRLLWRERTVLRSRWALALIPVALAAAGVSWALWGSTLAVVGATVIAIGAAVIPVVEGLVTGWNKFAGYSGSLREKVRARKKLLDAQIAAKDAELARTDPTARLSALIAEVRAGHYEQYRGVLGRAYEHLRTLSDNVRASLDQWRAVPQGPPPLERIVLYVDDLDRCPPRKVVDVLAAVHLLLALPLFVVVVAVDPRWLRRSLEQHHSELFGPDNGVAARPLDYLDKIFQITFALRPMGSGADRLIDTLLPQAEPELPRRPESTPRPAQPTTAAAPTRVTGEKTMPAPRRSPVADPTLRPDRLLLRETERDFIKRLRPLLDTPRTVKKLINLYRLVRIGVSGANLDRFVGQDGGPYQAVLILLAIVLTAPDRARDLVTALRTTQEADVWAVLAELEAKDAGWRQTNAVLDAMRAAAPVHGDTGTYRAWAGTVTRFSFETYDMVDSDDHIIGE; this is translated from the coding sequence GTGATCACCGCTCCCCTCGCCGGCCACCCAGGCCTCGTCCGCGCCATCGCGTTCACCGCCGATGGCTCACAAGTCATCACCGGCGGCGATGACGGCACCGTCCGGCTCTGGGACGCGATCGACGGGGAAGAGCAGACCGCGGTCCATGCACTGCCCGGCGGCGTGCGCTCCGTCGCCCTAGACGGCTCCAAGGTGTACTGCGGCGGACCGGCGGGCTCGAAATCCTTCACCCTCGACTCGCCGGTCCCGCTCCCCCTGGGGACCGTCCCTGTCGGCGCGATGACCATGGGGGAGACCACTGTCTGGTTGGGTGGACTCAACGGTTCGATCACCATCCCGGCCGCGAAGCAAGCCGTCGCCACCTACTCCGGTGCCGTGCACGCGGTGGCGTCCGGGAATGGTCACCTGTATTACGGCGGCCCGGCAGGCCACGTTGAGGCCTTCACCCCGTCCGCCGGGGCCACCCGAACGATCGCCCAGCACGAGGGCGGGGTCACCGCCATCGCCTCCGCCAGAGGTTCCCGCACGGTCGTTTCCGCGGGACGCGACGGACTGGTCAAGGTGTGGCAAGCAGGCAGGGACGGGATCACCCACACCTTCACCGGCGACGGCGCGCCGCTGCACGCGGTGGCCATCTCCGCCGACGGTCAGGTGGTCACCTTCGGCGGAGCGGGTGGGCGGGTGTGGCAGTGGGACCGGCGCACCGACGCGGTCACCGAACACGCCGATCACGGACACGCGATCCACGCGCTGGCCACTCACGACGGCCGGGTCGCCGCCGCCTGCGGCGACCGGACCGTCCGGATCACCGGGTCGTCCCCGGTCACCCTCGCGGGGCATGGCGGAGGCATCCGGGCGATGGCCGTGGCACGCGACATCCTGGTGACCGGCGGCGACGATCTCGCCGTTCGGGCGTGGAACAGGACCACCGGAGTCCACTACAGAACGATGACCGGGCCGACCTCCGGCATCCGGGCTGTACGCACCTCCTTCAAGGATGTGGTGGCGTTCTGCGAGAGCGGTGAAGCCTGGCAGTGGGATCTGACGACCGGCGTCGGCACCCGACTCGCCGAACCGGGCAGTGGGTCCACCGTGCACGCCGCGACCTTCACCACCGAGGATGTCCTCACCGGCAGCCTCGACGGCACCGTCCGCCTGTGGTCTCCCAGCGGGTCCAGCACGGTCATCGGCCAGCACCACGACTGGGTGCGTGCCGTCGCCTTCTCCCCCGACGCGGGTATCGCCTCCGGTGGCGACGACGGTGCCGTCCGCACCTGGGGCGACGAACCCGGCGAGGCCCAGGCACCCACCGGCACCGCGGTGCACGCTCTCGCGTTCCTGCCGGACAAGTCGATCGCGGTCGGCATGGCCAGTGGCTCCGTCCGGCTGCACGTGTCCGACCAGCAGACCTTCTATACCGGCCACACCTCCGCCGTGCGCTGCCTGGCCTTCGCCCGGGGCAGGCTCGTCGCGGGCGCCGACGACGGCACGATCCTCGTCTGGCAGCTCAGCCGACCTGACAACCCGATGGTGCTCGACGGGCACGTCGGCCGGGTGCAGTCCCTGGTCGTCGACGACGACGGCAGGCTGATCAGCGGCGGCGAGGACGGCACGATCCGGGTATGGGACCCGATCACCGGCTTCCAGCTCGCGGGCACCGACCTGACCCCGGGGCAGCCCGGCCAGGAACGCTCCGATGTCAGCAACGACGCCGAGAGCGAAGCCGACTTCCTCGGGTTCTCCCGCGACGTGTCCACCCTCGCCGCCCTCATCGCCGACCGGTCGATCGGGCCCCCGCTGTCGGTGGCGCTGCTCGGGGCCTGGGGCGCGGGCAAGTCGAGTTTCCTGCGTCAGTTGGAACACCGGGTCGAGGAACTCGCCAGGCGGTCGCACGGCAACCCGGAGCAGAGTGCGTTCGCCGCGAACGTGCGTCAGATCCGGTTCAACGCCTGGCAGTACAGCGACGACCACCTCTGGGTCGGCTTGATCGAACACCTCTTCGACAGCCTGACCCCGCGCGAACAACAGGACGGCGCAAGCCAGTCCACCGAGGCCGAGCTGGACGAACTGCGGGCACGCAGCCGTGATCTCGGCGCCGAGCTCGAGCGGGCCGAGCGGACCGGTGGTGCCGCGGCGGACCTGCGCGCGCCCGCGCTGCTGCGGCTGCTGTGGCGCGAGCGGACAGTGCTGCGCTCGCGGTGGGCGCTCGCCCTGATCCCCGTCGCGCTCGCCGCCGCGGGCGTCAGCTGGGCCCTGTGGGGCTCCACGCTGGCGGTGGTGGGCGCCACCGTGATCGCGATCGGCGCGGCGGTGATCCCGGTCGTCGAGGGCTTGGTCACCGGCTGGAACAAGTTCGCCGGATACTCCGGGTCGCTGCGGGAGAAAGTGCGGGCGCGCAAGAAACTCCTCGACGCCCAAATCGCCGCCAAGGACGCGGAACTGGCCCGCACCGACCCGACCGCGCGCCTGTCCGCGCTGATCGCAGAGGTGCGGGCGGGCCACTACGAGCAGTACCGCGGGGTCCTCGGCCGCGCCTACGAACACCTGCGGACCCTCAGCGACAACGTCCGCGCCTCCCTGGACCAATGGCGGGCCGTGCCGCAGGGGCCACCGCCGCTCGAGCGGATCGTGCTCTACGTGGACGACCTCGACCGCTGCCCGCCGCGCAAGGTCGTCGACGTGCTCGCCGCGGTGCACCTGCTGCTGGCGCTGCCGCTGTTCGTGGTCGTGGTGGCGGTGGACCCGCGGTGGCTGCGCCGGTCGCTGGAACAGCACCACAGCGAGCTGTTCGGCCCGGACAACGGCGTCGCCGCCCGTCCGCTGGACTACCTGGACAAGATCTTCCAGATCACCTTCGCGTTGCGCCCCATGGGATCGGGCGCCGACCGGCTGATCGACACACTCCTCCCCCAGGCCGAACCCGAATTGCCCCGGCGCCCGGAGAGCACGCCACGGCCCGCCCAGCCGACAACCGCCGCGGCGCCGACGCGCGTCACCGGCGAGAAGACCATGCCCGCGCCGCGGCGCTCGCCGGTGGCCGACCCGACGCTGCGCCCGGACCGCCTCCTGCTGCGGGAGACGGAGCGCGACTTCATCAAGCGGCTCCGCCCGCTGCTCGACACGCCGCGCACGGTCAAGAAGCTGATCAACCTGTACCGGCTGGTCCGCATCGGGGTGTCCGGGGCGAATCTCGACCGGTTCGTCGGGCAGGACGGCGGGCCGTACCAGGCGGTGTTGATCCTGCTGGCGATCGTCCTGACCGCACCGGATCGGGCCCGCGACCTGGTGACCGCGCTGCGCACGACCCAGGAGGCGGACGTGTGGGCGGTCCTGGCGGAACTGGAGGCCAAGGACGCGGGCTGGCGGCAGACCAATGCCGTTCTCGACGCCATGCGGGCGGCTGCCCCGGTCCATGGCGACACGGGCACCTATCGCGCGTGGGCGGGGACCGTGACCCGGTTCAGCTTCGAGACTTACGACATGGTCGACTCCGACGATCACATCATCGGAGAGTGA
- a CDS encoding AAA family ATPase, which yields MTAKNTAPDSLPRTAGDLRAQGHLPKGVKTEIRDNLLAALRAGRDPWPGIVGFEQTVLPHLERALLAGHDIVLLGERGQGKTRLLRTLAGLLDEWTPVIEGSELGEHPLVPITPASIRRAAELGDDLPVAWRHRDERYTEKLATPDTSVGDLIGDVDPVKVAQGRTLGDPETIHFGLVPRAHRGIVAVNELPDLAERIQVALLNVMEERDIQVRGYTLRLPLDVLVVATANPEDYTNRGRIITPLKDRFGAEIRTHYPTTVAAEVAMVRQEAHLVAEVGDPLLEVLARFVRNLRESSAIDQRSGVSARFAVAAAETVAAAALRRSALIGEEPAVARPIDLESVPEVLRGKLEFESGEDGRETEHLTHLLRRAVAETARDRFAGLDLRPLIDVIADGNLVATGERVPGREVLAALPELPVLHEVAARVGVNADADPGRIAAAVELALEYLFLTRKVAKDATTGAAVYGP from the coding sequence GTGACCGCCAAGAACACCGCACCCGACTCGCTGCCGCGCACCGCCGGGGACCTCCGCGCCCAGGGACACCTGCCCAAGGGCGTCAAGACCGAGATCCGCGACAACCTGCTCGCCGCGCTGCGGGCGGGCCGCGACCCGTGGCCGGGGATCGTCGGGTTCGAGCAGACCGTGCTGCCGCACCTGGAGCGGGCGCTGCTGGCCGGGCACGACATCGTCCTGCTCGGCGAGCGCGGGCAGGGCAAGACGCGGCTGCTGCGCACCCTGGCAGGCCTGCTCGACGAGTGGACGCCCGTGATCGAGGGCTCCGAGCTGGGCGAGCACCCGCTGGTGCCGATCACCCCGGCGTCGATCCGCCGGGCCGCCGAACTCGGCGACGACCTCCCCGTCGCCTGGCGCCACCGCGATGAGCGCTACACCGAGAAGCTCGCCACCCCCGACACCTCCGTCGGCGACCTGATCGGCGACGTCGACCCGGTGAAGGTCGCCCAAGGCCGCACCCTGGGCGACCCGGAGACCATCCACTTCGGACTCGTCCCGCGCGCCCACCGCGGCATCGTCGCGGTCAACGAGCTGCCCGACCTGGCCGAGCGGATCCAGGTCGCGCTGCTCAACGTCATGGAGGAACGCGACATCCAGGTTCGCGGCTACACCCTGCGGCTGCCGCTCGACGTGCTGGTCGTGGCCACCGCGAACCCCGAGGACTACACCAACCGCGGCCGGATCATCACCCCGCTCAAAGACCGGTTCGGCGCGGAGATCCGCACCCACTACCCGACCACGGTCGCCGCCGAGGTGGCGATGGTGCGCCAGGAGGCCCACCTGGTCGCCGAGGTCGGCGACCCGCTGCTGGAGGTCTTGGCCCGCTTCGTCCGCAACCTGCGCGAGTCCAGCGCGATCGACCAGCGCTCCGGGGTGTCGGCGCGGTTCGCGGTGGCCGCGGCCGAGACGGTGGCCGCCGCCGCGCTGCGCCGGTCCGCGCTGATCGGCGAGGAGCCCGCGGTGGCCCGCCCGATCGACCTCGAATCGGTGCCCGAAGTGTTGCGCGGCAAGCTGGAGTTCGAGTCCGGTGAGGACGGCCGGGAGACCGAGCACCTGACCCACCTGCTGCGTCGGGCCGTCGCGGAGACCGCGCGCGACCGGTTCGCGGGGCTCGACCTGCGGCCGCTCATCGACGTGATCGCCGACGGGAACCTGGTGGCCACCGGGGAACGCGTGCCCGGCCGGGAAGTGCTCGCCGCGCTGCCGGAACTGCCGGTGCTGCACGAGGTCGCCGCCCGCGTCGGGGTGAACGCCGATGCCGACCCGGGCCGGATCGCCGCCGCGGTGGAACTGGCCCTGGAGTACCTGTTCCTGACCCGCAAGGTCGCCAAGGACGCCACCACGGGCGCGGCGGTGTACGGGCCATGA